A window of Syngnathoides biaculeatus isolate LvHL_M chromosome 9, ASM1980259v1, whole genome shotgun sequence contains these coding sequences:
- the pld5 gene encoding inactive phospholipase D5 isoform X1, translated as MELSNNPRSRGHEEAPPVLLSDLTQVKNSSFSAAQQQGYSATIFLRRKDKLEKTQQKCIAIFALLCCFAVLLVLIFSSVDLWGDSEDGITEENCRTDCRIVLMETIPEDLKEHLNARPHLPLFVGFHALLDRAKHSVQVVSPVWNLRPLEEESTPTTGRQGQLLFQRLLTLKSRGVKLKIASSLTNSAEQKILATHSESISTLAFSPPFYIHPFPFVCYRPDAEVHLVNMTAFTRGGLHSSFWIVDRTHFYVGSADMDWRSFSKRKELGLMVYNCSCLALDLHRVFSFYWQLHERDYIPSIWSKRVTALYGRHQPLELQLNNTPAVAYVSSSPGLFCAKERTKDVDAIYHVMQSAKTFVFISVTDYLPLVSRRLRGTLVTRYWSPLDEMIREAVVLRGIKVRLLISFWKNTHPLTFNFVTSLQSLCMQLYNCSLEVRFFSHKEQNDDVQHGLNHNKYMLTDNALYIGNHNWVGNEFSDNGGVGLVVQMKNRGGKIMEQLKAAFERDWTSPYSKSLLGNQDRYDKYGHLH; from the exons ACTCAGCAGAAGTGCATTGCCATCTTTGCACTGTTGTGCTGCTTTGCCGTGCTCTTGGTGCTCATCTTCTCTTCTGTGGATCTTTGGGGGGACAGTGAGGATGGAATCACAGAAGAGAATTGTCGCACTGACTGTCG GATTGTCCTTATGGAGACAATCCCTGAGGATCTTAAAGAACACTTGAATGCTAGACCCCACTTGCCACTCTTTGTCGGCTTCCACGCCCTGCTGGACCGAGCTAAGCACTCGGTCCAGGTCGTGTCACCAGTCTGGAACTTGAGGCCCTTGGAAGAAGAAAGTACGCCGACCACAGGAAGACAG GGTCAACTTTTATTCCAGAGATTGCTCACCTTGAAATCCCGTGGGGTCAAACTAAAGATTGCCAGCAGCCTGACGAACTCTGCAGAACAGAAGATTTTGGCAACGCATAGTGAGTCAATTAGCACACTGGCATTCAGTCCACCTTTTTACATTCACCCCTTCCCGTTCGTTTGTTACCGTCCAGACGCAGAGGTTCATTTGGTCAACATGACAGCTTTTACCAGAGGGGGACTCCATTCCTCATTCTGGATCGTAGATCGGACACACTTTTATGTTGGCAGTGCTGACATGGACTGGAGGTCGTTCTCCAAG AGAAAGGAGTTGGGCCTGATGGTGTACAACTGCAGTTGTCTGGCTCTGGACCTCCACAgagtcttttctttttactgGCAACTCCATGAGAGGGACTATATCCCCTCCATCTGGTCTAAAAGAGTTACAGCGCTCTATGGGAGACATCAGCCCCTGGAGCTGCAACTCAACAATACCCCTGCAGTTGCATATGTGTCT TCCTCCCCTGGTCTCTTCTGTGCTAAAGAGCGCACTAAAGATGTGGACGCCATCTATCACGTCATGCAGAGCGCAAAGacatttgtcttcatttctgtgaCCGACTACCTCCCTCTAGTGAGCAGGCGCCTCAGAGGAACCTTGGTCACAAG GTACTGGTCGCCACTTGATGAGATGATCAGAGAGGCTGTGGTTCTGAGAGGGATCAAAGTTCGCCTGCTCATAAGCTTCTGGAAGAACACTCACCCGCTCACCTTCAACTTCGTAACCTCACTCCAGTCGCTGTGCATGCAACTGTACAACTGTTCTCTTGAGGTG agGTTTTTCAGTCATAAGGAGCAAAACGATGACGTTCAACACGGACTCAATCACAACAAGTACATGCTGACTGACAATGCTTTATACATTG GGAACCACAACTGGGTTGGTAATGAATTTTCTGATAATGGCGGAGTTGGGCTCGTGGTCCAGATGAAAAATAGGGGTGGGAAGATCATGGAACAACTGAAAGCGGCTTTTGAAAGAGATTGGACTTCACCTTATTCTAAAAGCCTGCTGGGAAACCAAGATCGGTACGACAAATACGGACACCTGCACTAA
- the pld5 gene encoding inactive phospholipase D5 isoform X2: protein MELSNNPRSRGHEEAPPVLLSDLTQVKNSSFSAAQQQGYSATIFLRRKDKLEKTQQKCIAIFALLCCFAVLLVLIFSSVDLWGDSEDGITEENCRTDCRIVLMETIPEDLKEHLNARPHLPLFVGFHALLDRAKHSVQVVSPVWNLRPLEEESTPTTGRQRLLTLKSRGVKLKIASSLTNSAEQKILATHSESISTLAFSPPFYIHPFPFVCYRPDAEVHLVNMTAFTRGGLHSSFWIVDRTHFYVGSADMDWRSFSKRKELGLMVYNCSCLALDLHRVFSFYWQLHERDYIPSIWSKRVTALYGRHQPLELQLNNTPAVAYVSSSPGLFCAKERTKDVDAIYHVMQSAKTFVFISVTDYLPLVSRRLRGTLVTRYWSPLDEMIREAVVLRGIKVRLLISFWKNTHPLTFNFVTSLQSLCMQLYNCSLEVRFFSHKEQNDDVQHGLNHNKYMLTDNALYIGNHNWVGNEFSDNGGVGLVVQMKNRGGKIMEQLKAAFERDWTSPYSKSLLGNQDRYDKYGHLH from the exons ACTCAGCAGAAGTGCATTGCCATCTTTGCACTGTTGTGCTGCTTTGCCGTGCTCTTGGTGCTCATCTTCTCTTCTGTGGATCTTTGGGGGGACAGTGAGGATGGAATCACAGAAGAGAATTGTCGCACTGACTGTCG GATTGTCCTTATGGAGACAATCCCTGAGGATCTTAAAGAACACTTGAATGCTAGACCCCACTTGCCACTCTTTGTCGGCTTCCACGCCCTGCTGGACCGAGCTAAGCACTCGGTCCAGGTCGTGTCACCAGTCTGGAACTTGAGGCCCTTGGAAGAAGAAAGTACGCCGACCACAGGAAGACAG AGATTGCTCACCTTGAAATCCCGTGGGGTCAAACTAAAGATTGCCAGCAGCCTGACGAACTCTGCAGAACAGAAGATTTTGGCAACGCATAGTGAGTCAATTAGCACACTGGCATTCAGTCCACCTTTTTACATTCACCCCTTCCCGTTCGTTTGTTACCGTCCAGACGCAGAGGTTCATTTGGTCAACATGACAGCTTTTACCAGAGGGGGACTCCATTCCTCATTCTGGATCGTAGATCGGACACACTTTTATGTTGGCAGTGCTGACATGGACTGGAGGTCGTTCTCCAAG AGAAAGGAGTTGGGCCTGATGGTGTACAACTGCAGTTGTCTGGCTCTGGACCTCCACAgagtcttttctttttactgGCAACTCCATGAGAGGGACTATATCCCCTCCATCTGGTCTAAAAGAGTTACAGCGCTCTATGGGAGACATCAGCCCCTGGAGCTGCAACTCAACAATACCCCTGCAGTTGCATATGTGTCT TCCTCCCCTGGTCTCTTCTGTGCTAAAGAGCGCACTAAAGATGTGGACGCCATCTATCACGTCATGCAGAGCGCAAAGacatttgtcttcatttctgtgaCCGACTACCTCCCTCTAGTGAGCAGGCGCCTCAGAGGAACCTTGGTCACAAG GTACTGGTCGCCACTTGATGAGATGATCAGAGAGGCTGTGGTTCTGAGAGGGATCAAAGTTCGCCTGCTCATAAGCTTCTGGAAGAACACTCACCCGCTCACCTTCAACTTCGTAACCTCACTCCAGTCGCTGTGCATGCAACTGTACAACTGTTCTCTTGAGGTG agGTTTTTCAGTCATAAGGAGCAAAACGATGACGTTCAACACGGACTCAATCACAACAAGTACATGCTGACTGACAATGCTTTATACATTG GGAACCACAACTGGGTTGGTAATGAATTTTCTGATAATGGCGGAGTTGGGCTCGTGGTCCAGATGAAAAATAGGGGTGGGAAGATCATGGAACAACTGAAAGCGGCTTTTGAAAGAGATTGGACTTCACCTTATTCTAAAAGCCTGCTGGGAAACCAAGATCGGTACGACAAATACGGACACCTGCACTAA